TAGGGGAATAGCGTTCGGTGTCCGTGACCTCGATTCGAGAGCACGTCAGTTTCTCTTTGTCTATCGAGAACTTCGCAGCGACCTCGAAGACGAATCTGCTCACCGCTTTCGGATTTCGGTGGGTACTCTGACCAGTTCCCGATTATGAGAGTCTCGACAGTTATGTAGAACTGATAGTTACCGCTGTTCCAGCTCGCGCTCCAGGTCCTGGAGGCGATCGATCCGCTGTTCCGTCGAGGGGTGCGTGCTGAACAGTTTCCCGACGAAGCCGGACTTGATCGGGATGATGAAGAAGGCGTTCATCTCGGCCTGATCGCGCATGTCCTCTTTGGGGACCTTGTCCATCCGGCCGTCGATCTTCATCAGCGCCGTCGCGAGCGCCGAGGGGTTGCCGGTGATCGACGCGCCGCCGCGATCGGCGGCGTACTCTCGATAGCGGCTCAGCGCACGGATGAGGAGGAACGAGACGATCCACACCACGAGCGAGACGAGGATCGCGACCAGCACCGGCGCGCCGCCGTTGCCCCCGCGGTCTCGCCCGCCCGAGAACAGCCATCCCCACCGGACGACGAGGAAGGCGATCGTCGAGAGGAACGAGGCGATGGTCATCACCATCACGTCGCGGTTCTTGATGTGAGCGAGT
Above is a genomic segment from Halomicrobium sp. LC1Hm containing:
- the htpX gene encoding zinc metalloprotease HtpX; translation: MEWQTDWGLRARMILTMFLLFALYIVFVAVMTQTRFFGIAILGMGVFLLGQFFFSDKLALYSMGAREVEPDEYPELHRSIERLSQQADLPKPTVAVADSRVPNAFATGRSKKSSAVCVTTGIMETLDQEELEGVLAHELAHIKNRDVMVMTIASFLSTIAFLVVRWGWLFSGGRDRGGNGGAPVLVAILVSLVVWIVSFLLIRALSRYREYAADRGGASITGNPSALATALMKIDGRMDKVPKEDMRDQAEMNAFFIIPIKSGFVGKLFSTHPSTEQRIDRLQDLERELEQR